The Rubrobacter tropicus nucleotide sequence CCCGGTTTTTCTCTCCCGGTCACCGCCCTACCTTAACCCATTTCGGCGAGCATCTCGCGGGCCTTCTCCGGCCCCATGGGGACGTTGTAGATGGGGGAGCCCGGCTCCTGTCTGCGGCTCCCGGCGAGCGTGCCCGTGTCCACGGGGGCGAAGCCTATCTCCTCGATCAGGCCGGAGACTACCCTCTTTGCCTCCCCGTCGTCCCCGGCCACAAAGACGACTTCCCGGTCCTCCAGCGGCGCGTCGGGACGGCCGTTGTCCCGCAGCCTCTCGTAGTAGATGGTGTTGAAGGCCTTTACGACGCGGGCCCCCGGGAGGTGCCTCTGGACCAATTCGCTGGACGCCAGCCCATCGTGGTCTATCTCCCCGTCGCGCCCGGGGTAGTAGTTGGACGCGGTCACGAAGATCTTGCCCGCGAGCCCTCCGGCCGGCAAGCTTTCGTAGAGCCCGAAGGGGATGGCCTCCATCACGACGTCCCCGAACCCGGCCGCCTCCTCGACGGTGGCGGCGCGGGCGTTTGGCCCGATCCCCCGGACCAGCTCGCCCAACGTCTCTGGCCCGCGCGAGTTGCTGACGGCTACCCTGTGGCCGGCCGCCGCGAACAGCTTCGCCGCGTTGGCGCCGATGTTGCCCGATCCTATGACCCCGATGTTCACTTTTCTTTTTTCTCGGGCTCTTCCCGATCTTCGAGGTACAGGACCGGGTCTTCCGTGGGATCCGGGCCGTTCTCGTCGGTCTCGCGGCCAAAGAGGCGTCTTGCCTCGGCCCGCGTCACGCCCGCGCCCCGTCTAGCGCCTCGTCGAGCTGGGCCTCTATGCGGGCCTTCGGCAACGCGCCGACGACGCGCCCCACCTCTTCGCCGTCCCTGAAGACTAGCAGCGTCGGGATCGAGTTCACCCCGTAGCGCATCGCCACATCCGGGTTCTCGTCCACGTTGAGCTTGAAGACGCTCAAGCTGTCGGCCCTCTCCGTGGAGATCTCATCGACTATGGGACCCACCTTGCGGCAGGGACCGCACCACGCGGCCCACAGGTCCACCAGCACCGGCTTCTCAGACCCCAGAACCTCAGCGTCCCAACCCGCCGTTCCAACCTGCCTCACCTCGGACATCCGACCGCTCCTGACTCTCTAGCCAAACTCGACACCCGCAGATTATGCTCCCAACTCCCCGGATAGTCAAACAATCGCTTGTGTGTTTGACTATTTGACCGAGACGGGTGTGAGAAGTAAGATAGGTTTCATGGTGGAGAATGCGGGACAAGGCAGGCGGGGGGTGGATCTCGAGCGTCGGGCGAAGGTTTTCGCGGCGCTTTCGGACCCGAACCGGTTGAGGATCGTGGAACTGCTCAGGGAGCGGGAGGAGTTGTGCGGCAAGGAGGTTGCGGGGGCTTTGGGTATAAGCCTCTCGCTCTACTCCCACCACGCCCGGGCGCTCAGGGAGGCCGGCATCATCACGCGCCGCAAAAGCGGGCAGACCGGGTATTGTTCCCTGGACCGGGAGCTGCTGGCGGACGCCCTGGGGCCCCTCAGCCGCTAGGGGCTTGTGTTACGGTTCGCGGGCGGCCTCTTTCGGGGCCGTTGACGTTGCGAGAGACACTTTCGGCACGACAGACGGAGGTGCTGGATCTTTACGACCGAACAACCGTCCGACAAGACGGAGAGGGAGCACGCCTACCCGGGCGACCTGGCGGCCTTCGTGCGGGAGCGGTGGGCAAGGTACCCGGACGATACGGGGGACTCGGACGGCGGGGAGGGGGCGTTGCCGGAGGCGTCCGTGATGGAGGCTTTGCTTTCCACCTGTTACCAGGCGAGCCTCTTGCGCGAAGAAGAGCGGCCCGTGATCTTCCGCATGATCTTCGCCTCCCCCGAGGAGTTTCCGGAGGGCGATGGCCCGCCAGAAGGGCTGCACCGGCTTGAGTTCGACAAACCCCGCCCCTTCGACGAGCATGAGCTCAGGCGCCTCTCCCCGGCCGCCGACTTCGACCGGTCCCTGATCGGGGTCTCGCACGACGACGACGGGGACCTGAAGGTCTGGGGCGTCGTCCACTCCGGGCCGCGCTGGCTCAGGGGCGTGCAGGGCGGGCGGGAGCCTTCGGCGCCGCTGCCGCCCGTGCCGGTCGTCGAGGTAGAGGGCCCCGGGCGTCTGCAGGTGAGGAAAGGCTCCGTCTCCATCGCGGAGCTGGAGGCCGGCCGGCTCGGCGACTCGTACACCGACGTCTTCGCCAGCTGGTGGCTCCCCGAAATGTTCGCGCCCGTGCGGGCCGAGCTCGTGGAGCTCCACGAAGAGGCGCGTCGGGAGGCCGCCTCCGTCGAGGAGCCGTGGGCGCCGCTCGACCACGACCTCTCGCGCAAGGTGGCCCAGCAGATGTTCCGCAGGCTCGTCTCGACCGTGCGCGACGCGCGCCACGGGGGCACCATTATCATAGTCCCGCCGGAGAGGGCCGATGAGGTGCTCGCGGGCAGACGCGTCTCCCTCAAACACGCGTTCGTGGACGGCGAGCCCAGGCGGCGTTTTCGGACCCTGATCGTGCGCATAATGAACCGCCTGGCCCAGTCCCACGGCAGGGGCGAGGAGGCGGCCTACCCGAGGGCGGTCGGGTGGGAGGAGTACGTCTGGAGCGAGGACCGCGAGCTGGCCGAGCTCGACGAGGCGATCTTCGAGTTCGCCCACCTCGTCGCGGGCCTCGCCGCCGTCGACGGCGCCGTCGTGATGACCCGCCGCTTCGAGCTCCTGGGCTTCGGGGGTGAGATATCCGGCGAACTGGAGCCCGTCCAGACCGTCCGAAACGCCCTCGACCTCGAAGGCGAGAGCACCATAGAGGAAGGCACGCAAGGGGTCGGCACCCGGCACCGCTCCGCCTACCGCCTGGCGGGGTCTCTCCCGGACGTCCTGCTGGTCGTGATCTCCCAGGACGGCGACGCCCGCTTCGTCAGGGATAAAGACGGCGCGGTGACGTGCTGGGATCAGGCGTAGGGGGCGGTTCGGGAACCGCCCCCTACGCTCGGAGATCAATACTCGCGGGGTTCTGGTCCACGTACTCGCCGTTTGGGACGGATGAACGCCGTAGCGACGGAGAGCGCGGCCATAAAGGCAAAGGCAGGCCTGAGGCCGGATTCTCCCACCGTCGCGCCCACGAGGGCGGGGCCGACGACGCCCCCGCCTCCGAAAAAGAGCAGGGCGGCGCTGAAGCCGGACGAAGGCCGCTCGCGAAATGCGGCCGAACTCCACAAAGACAGCAGCGCGCTCATGAACATCGTGCCGGCCCCAAAGAGAACCGCCGAGGCCATCACGGCCGGAAGCAGAGCCGGCGCCAGGCCGAGAAGCCCGGCCGCGATGCCTACGCAGACGAGCGTCACGCAGAGCGTACGCCGCAGCCCGAAACGGGCCACCGTGTCCCCGGTGAGAAGTCCGGCGAACCCCGAGGTCCCGAGGGTCGCATAGAGTAGCGGTCCCGTTACCGCAGGGGGGCCGGTCGCGCCGGAGACCGCGTCCACGGCGAAGGACCAGTACACCGCGTTGACCACCCCGAAGCAGAACGCCACGACAAACAGCGGCGCGGACGCCGGGCGCCAAAACCACCGCAATCCCGGCCGATCCACCGCCCGCCCGTTTCCCGGGAACCCGGTGCCCCGCGGAAGGAGCGCGGCGTTGGACACCGCGGCGGCCAGGGCGCCCGCGGCGAAACCGAACCAGGCGGTGCGCCACGGGAGCCCGTGGGTCGTCGCCGCCAGAGCGGCCAGCCCGGCGACCGCAACTCCCAACGTCGTGCCCGTGCTTATGACCGAGAGTACCCTGTCCCCCGAAGCGGCCGGCACCGTCCGTCCCACGGTGTCGTTGTACGGTGCCCATGACCAGCCCGCAGCAGTTCCGGCGATGACGACGCCCGCAGCCAGAACCGTCACGCTATGGGAGAACGCCACCAGGGCCATCCCCACGCCGGCCGAGAGGAGCCCGATCGTCACCGGCAGACGCGGGCCGTTCCTGGCGGCGAGCAGACCAACGGCGAGCAACGCAGCCAGATAACCCACGTAGAGCCCACTCGCTATGAACCCGAGCATCTGCGTGGACAGCCCGAACTCTTCTCGTATCTCCGGCAGGAATAGACCGTAACCGTTGCGGGCCGGACCGAAGGTTACAGCCGTGGCGACGAACCCGGCGAAGCCCAACCGCCTCGATGCGCCCACCGCTACGGGTTCGCGCCGGGCGGGATCTCCGCGAAGAACCCTGCCAAGATCTCCGCCACCCTCCCGGGCGCGTCCTCCATCACGAAGTGCCCTGCACCAGCGACGAACCGCAGTTCGGCACCGGGTATCTTCCTTACCAGGGCCTCGGCCTGCGAAGGATGGAGCCACGCGTCCTCCCCGCCCCACACCACCAGCACGGGCGCCCGAACATCTCCCAACAGCCGCTCGACTTCCGCGGTGTCCCGCTCTATGAGCGCCTCGTCCTTTCTCAGGTACGCCGCCTGACCCTCCGGCCCGCGCCACTGCGAAAGGTAGGCCTCTGATACTTCCCTGTCCATCTTACGGCTCGTGGTCCCTTCCAGGCGGGCGGCGACGTATGCTTCGAAGACTTCTGTCGGCATCGTCCGGTAGGCGCCCAGATGCTCCCTGACGTGTCTCAGCGCAGGCGTTCCCCACGGCGTCAGGACCACCGCGTCGAGGAGCGAGATCTTCCTGAAAGAAGTTCCTTCGAGAAGGTGGGCCCGCAAAACGATCCCACCACCTATGTCGTGCCCCGCTACCGCCGGCTCCTTCAAACCCCACCGCTCGACGAGCCCGGCCAGCACCCTTCCCTGCGCGGCTATGGAGATGTCCTGACCCTCGTGCCTCTCGGACTTCCCGAAGCCCGGCAGGTCGTAAACGTAGACCGCGTGACGCTCCGCCAACCGCGAAACCACGCCCCGCCAGATGTGCGAACGGCTCGGAGTCCCGTGCACCAGGACCACCGGCGAGCCCTCCCCGAAGACCCCGTAGGCCACCTCGCCGACATCCGTCCGTACCCGATTCTCAAGCCTCAAGCCACCCTCCACTACCGTTCCTCCCGATTCCGTATTAGTTACTGTCAAATACTTTATGGTAGTAACTAATACCGGTCAATAGTTTTAGAAGGTAAAATCTCGGTATGGAGAGAAAACGTCAAGAAGGTCGGGACCTCGATGGCCTGAGGTTGAAGCCTGCGCCGGGACCGTTGGCGCTGGTACAGGGTTTCGTAAACACAAGGAACGTTATGCACGACTACGACTTGTTGGAGGGTACTCGGGAGGCGGCCGCCTGGCTGTCCGAGCGGGATCTATTGGATAAGGGCGTCCCGTTAGAAAAAGAGGAACTGGCCCGGCTGTTGGTACTTCGGGAGGGGTTGCGGGAACTGCTCCTGGCCCACAACGGGGGGAGCGCGGAGAGAAGCGTCGAGATCCTGAACGAGTTGGCGGAAGACGCGCTCCTGTGTCTACGCTTCGACGAGGAAGGCAAGCCCGACCTGTTGCCGGCGGGCTCGGGTACCGCGGCTGGCGGGGTGACGGCCCGTCTGCTCGTCGCGGCGGTGCGCGCGTCGTCGGAGGGAACCTGGCGGCGGCTCAAGGTCTGTCGCAACGAGGACTGTTTGTGGGCCTTCTACGACGGCTCCAGGAACCGCTCGGGCAGCTGGTGCACGATGGATGTGTGCGGTTCCAGGGCCAAGATGCGTGCCTACCGGCAGCGCAGGTCCTCCTAGCCGATACGGAGATCCTACTATCGGCGTTGGCTTTACAGGTGGTTACGCCACGAGTGATCCGGGGCGTACCCGAGCAAGTCTCGGGCCTTGTCTATCGAGAGGAGCGTGTCGAAGTTTCCGGTTCCGTCTTTCAGGGGAACGCCGGGGAAGACCTCGGCCATCAACTCCGCGTTGGGCCGGTTCATTACCGTATCGGCCGCCGCGATGATGAACGCCTCCGCGCCGGTGACGTCGGCCTCGAGGCCCACGCGGCAGCTCTGGGCAACGTCGCGGGCGTCCACGTAGCCCCACAGGTTCCACTTGCGGAGCATCGGGTCGTCCCAGAAGCCGGGGAACCTCGCGTAGTCGTGGGGCTCCATGATGTTCGAGAACCGCAGGCCCACGAACGGGATGCCGCCCGTCCGGTTGAGCTGGCGGGCCATCTCTTCGGAGAGGACCTTCGAGAGAGCGTAGCTGGACTCCGGGTAGAGTGGGTGTTCCTCGTCTATGGGCGCGTAAAAAGGCTTCTCGCGGTCGAACGGGAGTCCCAGGGTGGTCTCGCTGGAGGCCCAGACCACCCTTTCGAGCCCGAGAGAGACCGCGGCCGAGAAGACGTTGTGGGTGCTCACGGTGTTATTGCGGAACGTCTCGCCCTCGGGGCGGCGTCCGGGGGCCGGGATCGCGCCCAGGTGGACCACCGCATCCGCGCCGGTCAAAACCTCGAACGTTTGTCCGAGGTCCGTGAGGTCCACTTCGAGGGAGGGGCAGAGGTCTTCTTTCGGGGGAAGCAGGTCAACGTTTAGGACCTCGTAGCCGTTCTGGAGGAGGTCCCGGATCACCGCCCGCCCCGCCTTGCCGCTCCCGCCCGTTACCACGACGTTTTTCACGTTCTACGTTCTCCTTCGTCTTGGACCGTATCCACGTCTCGCAAAGAGCTCCGGGCGCTACACCCCAGAGAAGGCGCCGAAGCCCCCGTCAACGGGTACGACCACGCCGGTCACGAACCTGGCGGCCGGGGAGCACAGGAAGATCAGGGCCCCCACCAACTCGTCCGGCTCCCCGAATCGTCCGGCCGGCGTGTGGTCCACGATCTGCCGTCCCCTTTCGGTGAGGCCGCCGCTCTCGTCGACGAGCATCGCCCGGTTCTGTTCCCCGAGGAAGAAGCCTGGGGCCAGGGCGTTGACCC carries:
- a CDS encoding NADPH-dependent F420 reductase, with the translated sequence MNIGVIGSGNIGANAAKLFAAAGHRVAVSNSRGPETLGELVRGIGPNARAATVEEAAGFGDVVMEAIPFGLYESLPAGGLAGKIFVTASNYYPGRDGEIDHDGLASSELVQRHLPGARVVKAFNTIYYERLRDNGRPDAPLEDREVVFVAGDDGEAKRVVSGLIEEIGFAPVDTGTLAGSRRQEPGSPIYNVPMGPEKAREMLAEMG
- the trxA gene encoding thioredoxin; translation: MSEVRQVGTAGWDAEVLGSEKPVLVDLWAAWCGPCRKVGPIVDEISTERADSLSVFKLNVDENPDVAMRYGVNSIPTLLVFRDGEEVGRVVGALPKARIEAQLDEALDGARA
- a CDS encoding ArsR/SmtB family transcription factor; translated protein: MDLERRAKVFAALSDPNRLRIVELLREREELCGKEVAGALGISLSLYSHHARALREAGIITRRKSGQTGYCSLDRELLADALGPLSR
- a CDS encoding putative sensor domain DACNV-containing protein; amino-acid sequence: MRERWARYPDDTGDSDGGEGALPEASVMEALLSTCYQASLLREEERPVIFRMIFASPEEFPEGDGPPEGLHRLEFDKPRPFDEHELRRLSPAADFDRSLIGVSHDDDGDLKVWGVVHSGPRWLRGVQGGREPSAPLPPVPVVEVEGPGRLQVRKGSVSIAELEAGRLGDSYTDVFASWWLPEMFAPVRAELVELHEEARREAASVEEPWAPLDHDLSRKVAQQMFRRLVSTVRDARHGGTIIIVPPERADEVLAGRRVSLKHAFVDGEPRRRFRTLIVRIMNRLAQSHGRGEEAAYPRAVGWEEYVWSEDRELAELDEAIFEFAHLVAGLAAVDGAVVMTRRFELLGFGGEISGELEPVQTVRNALDLEGESTIEEGTQGVGTRHRSAYRLAGSLPDVLLVVISQDGDARFVRDKDGAVTCWDQA
- a CDS encoding MFS transporter, whose protein sequence is MGASRRLGFAGFVATAVTFGPARNGYGLFLPEIREEFGLSTQMLGFIASGLYVGYLAALLAVGLLAARNGPRLPVTIGLLSAGVGMALVAFSHSVTVLAAGVVIAGTAAGWSWAPYNDTVGRTVPAASGDRVLSVISTGTTLGVAVAGLAALAATTHGLPWRTAWFGFAAGALAAAVSNAALLPRGTGFPGNGRAVDRPGLRWFWRPASAPLFVVAFCFGVVNAVYWSFAVDAVSGATGPPAVTGPLLYATLGTSGFAGLLTGDTVARFGLRRTLCVTLVCVGIAAGLLGLAPALLPAVMASAVLFGAGTMFMSALLSLWSSAAFRERPSSGFSAALLFFGGGGVVGPALVGATVGESGLRPAFAFMAALSVATAFIRPKRRVRGPEPREY
- a CDS encoding alpha/beta fold hydrolase produces the protein MRLENRVRTDVGEVAYGVFGEGSPVVLVHGTPSRSHIWRGVVSRLAERHAVYVYDLPGFGKSERHEGQDISIAAQGRVLAGLVERWGLKEPAVAGHDIGGGIVLRAHLLEGTSFRKISLLDAVVLTPWGTPALRHVREHLGAYRTMPTEVFEAYVAARLEGTTSRKMDREVSEAYLSQWRGPEGQAAYLRKDEALIERDTAEVERLLGDVRAPVLVVWGGEDAWLHPSQAEALVRKIPGAELRFVAGAGHFVMEDAPGRVAEILAGFFAEIPPGANP
- a CDS encoding CGNR zinc finger domain-containing protein, whose translation is MERKRQEGRDLDGLRLKPAPGPLALVQGFVNTRNVMHDYDLLEGTREAAAWLSERDLLDKGVPLEKEELARLLVLREGLRELLLAHNGGSAERSVEILNELAEDALLCLRFDEEGKPDLLPAGSGTAAGGVTARLLVAAVRASSEGTWRRLKVCRNEDCLWAFYDGSRNRSGSWCTMDVCGSRAKMRAYRQRRSS
- a CDS encoding NAD-dependent epimerase/dehydratase family protein, which gives rise to MKNVVVTGGSGKAGRAVIRDLLQNGYEVLNVDLLPPKEDLCPSLEVDLTDLGQTFEVLTGADAVVHLGAIPAPGRRPEGETFRNNTVSTHNVFSAAVSLGLERVVWASSETTLGLPFDREKPFYAPIDEEHPLYPESSYALSKVLSEEMARQLNRTGGIPFVGLRFSNIMEPHDYARFPGFWDDPMLRKWNLWGYVDARDVAQSCRVGLEADVTGAEAFIIAAADTVMNRPNAELMAEVFPGVPLKDGTGNFDTLLSIDKARDLLGYAPDHSWRNHL